One window of Chamaesiphon minutus PCC 6605 genomic DNA carries:
- a CDS encoding Uma2 family endonuclease, translating into MIATTTKKLTKAEFWALADASDLTYELIDGIAVSKTSPKYFHSRSTLALVNILNLWSDGRGRVGIEWAFELNEHFTSVPDLIYVSFDRLPESWNENAACPVPPH; encoded by the coding sequence ATGATTGCTACCACGACAAAAAAACTCACGAAAGCAGAATTTTGGGCGTTAGCAGATGCTAGCGATCTCACTTATGAATTAATCGATGGCATTGCCGTATCTAAAACGTCCCCTAAATATTTTCACTCTCGCTCTACTCTAGCTTTAGTTAATATCCTGAACTTATGGAGCGATGGGCGTGGGAGAGTTGGGATCGAATGGGCATTCGAGCTAAACGAACATTTTACATCCGTACCGGATTTGATATATGTTTCATTCGATCGATTGCCGGAAAGTTGGAATGAAAATGCGGCTTGTCCAGTCCCACCCCATTAG
- a CDS encoding S66 peptidase family protein: MIQPCQTPLPLKSGDLLRVIAPSGRLRERTALDRGIRIWRDRGYRVEVAEDVTQAWGYLAGSDVTRRDRLAAAWADPDCRGILCARGGYGGMRLLEDWQWKPSDRPKWLIGFSDITALLWSLDRAGFAGGVHGPLVTTLSDEPEWSCDRLFKLVTGAPLPPLQGDSWVSNVATGKLLPCNLTVATHLLGTLHQPDLAGTILAIEDVTEAPYRIDRLLTHWRLTGALHRVAGIAIGRFSQCDPPEGSSSFTVEEVLRDRLTDLQIPIVANLPFGHDGCNAALPVGVEAILDGNTGELKIV, from the coding sequence GAGAGCGAACAGCACTCGATCGTGGCATTAGAATTTGGCGCGATCGCGGTTATCGGGTAGAAGTGGCGGAAGATGTTACTCAAGCATGGGGATATTTAGCAGGTAGCGATGTCACACGACGCGATCGATTGGCGGCTGCGTGGGCAGATCCAGACTGTCGCGGGATTTTGTGCGCGCGCGGCGGTTATGGTGGGATGCGATTGCTAGAAGATTGGCAATGGAAACCGAGCGATCGACCTAAGTGGCTGATTGGCTTTTCAGACATTACAGCTCTATTATGGAGTCTCGATCGAGCAGGATTTGCGGGTGGTGTCCACGGGCCATTAGTAACTACTTTATCAGATGAGCCGGAATGGTCGTGCGATCGATTATTTAAGTTAGTTACTGGCGCACCACTCCCCCCACTACAAGGAGATAGTTGGGTGAGCAATGTAGCGACGGGCAAGTTATTACCCTGCAATCTCACTGTGGCTACGCATCTATTGGGAACGCTCCATCAACCAGATTTAGCTGGCACGATTCTAGCAATCGAAGATGTTACTGAAGCTCCCTATCGGATCGATCGGTTGTTAACTCACTGGCGACTCACTGGCGCATTACATCGAGTTGCCGGAATTGCGATCGGCAGATTCAGCCAATGCGACCCCCCAGAAGGGAGTTCTAGCTTTACAGTAGAAGAAGTCCTCCGCGATCGACTGACAGATCTTCAGATTCCGATCGTCGCCAATCTCCCCTTCGGGCACGATGGCTGCAACGCCGCGCTCCCCGTCGGTGTAGAAGCTATTTTAGATGGCAATACAGGCGAACTGAAAATAGTGTAA
- a CDS encoding DUF3067 family protein has protein sequence MTGQELREVIVAKWGYSYDVQMRKVPNKIYLQVMWKYQEQASFPLSETDYLAHLDTVGSYLAAMGSSEQVKSFIEKTNEKPRLGKAVSILLDLGDRASEWLL, from the coding sequence ATGACCGGACAAGAATTAAGAGAAGTTATCGTTGCTAAATGGGGCTATTCCTATGACGTCCAAATGCGGAAGGTACCCAATAAAATCTATTTACAGGTGATGTGGAAATATCAAGAACAAGCATCTTTTCCACTTTCAGAGACAGATTATCTGGCTCATTTAGATACGGTTGGCTCTTATTTAGCCGCAATGGGTAGTAGCGAACAAGTCAAAAGCTTTATCGAAAAAACTAATGAAAAACCGCGACTGGGTAAGGCGGTAAGCATCTTACTAGATTTAGGCGATCGAGCATCAGAATGGCTATTATAG
- a CDS encoding IS4 family transposase, producing MTSRRRSNRDHAKKNHQPGVEDEIIAAQVEALLTPAIFNQSHYYRQLGLRNRLLNLPLMMAAVLTLLWRNVPGVRELSRMLGREGFLWCEPTQVSQQAIAQRFLTFPSELFERVFKELLPEFRVKWHQRKQRLLPQSIEFAQAKFERIWACDGSTLEAIFKKLDSLSDVPIGQLAGKMGVVIDLVTRLPIEIWFRENPKASDVNFEKDILNLVTSGTLLLLDRGFYHFQFWQELINRDIHFITRLKKGASLQIERVFSNSYSIRDRIVRMGSGTKKTPYITVRLVEIKVGKVWYSYLTSVLDPLNLPPYVVADLYGRRWRIEEAFNTVKRLLGLSYLWTGSVNGIKLQMWGTWLFYAVLVDLGDAVADELSLPFDRISLEMIYRGLYHFHVAHHKGLAANPVTYFAAPENQDLGIVKTVRKPNVKLIIAPFPDSMSRTDNFFFDSSPQARLTSAIAS from the coding sequence ATGACCAGCCGCCGAAGAAGTAACCGCGACCACGCCAAAAAGAACCACCAACCAGGTGTGGAAGATGAGATCATCGCCGCTCAAGTAGAGGCTTTATTGACACCAGCAATTTTCAATCAAAGTCATTACTACCGACAATTAGGGCTGAGAAATCGGCTGTTAAATTTACCCTTGATGATGGCAGCAGTGCTGACGCTACTGTGGCGGAATGTGCCAGGAGTCAGAGAACTAAGCCGAATGTTAGGGCGAGAAGGATTTTTGTGGTGTGAGCCAACACAAGTAAGTCAACAGGCGATTGCACAAAGATTTCTGACCTTTCCATCTGAGTTATTTGAGAGAGTGTTTAAGGAATTACTGCCAGAATTTAGAGTGAAGTGGCACCAGAGAAAACAGCGATTGTTGCCACAAAGCATTGAATTTGCTCAAGCAAAATTTGAGCGGATTTGGGCATGTGATGGCTCCACATTGGAAGCGATATTCAAGAAATTAGATAGCTTATCTGATGTGCCAATCGGACAACTAGCGGGAAAAATGGGAGTAGTCATAGATTTGGTGACGAGATTGCCGATTGAAATCTGGTTTAGAGAAAATCCCAAAGCTTCAGATGTTAATTTTGAGAAAGATATCCTGAATTTAGTAACATCGGGCACTTTATTGCTCTTGGATCGAGGCTTCTATCATTTCCAATTTTGGCAAGAATTAATTAACAGAGATATTCATTTTATTACTCGATTAAAAAAAGGTGCATCGCTACAGATAGAGCGAGTATTTAGCAATAGTTATAGTATCCGTGACCGAATAGTGCGGATGGGGTCTGGCACCAAAAAGACTCCATATATAACTGTAAGATTAGTCGAAATTAAAGTGGGTAAAGTCTGGTATTCTTATCTAACTAGTGTACTCGACCCATTGAATCTTCCTCCCTATGTAGTCGCCGATTTGTACGGAAGACGGTGGCGAATTGAAGAGGCTTTTAATACTGTTAAACGATTGCTCGGGTTGAGTTATTTATGGACTGGTTCAGTTAATGGAATTAAATTACAGATGTGGGGGACTTGGCTGTTTTATGCAGTTCTAGTCGATTTAGGTGATGCTGTAGCTGATGAATTATCTCTCCCATTCGACCGCATTTCTTTAGAGATGATTTATCGAGGTCTTTATCACTTTCATGTAGCTCATCATAAAGGTTTAGCTGCCAATCCAGTCACCTATTTTGCTGCCCCAGAGAATCAAGATTTAGGTATTGTTAAAACTGTTCGTAAACCTAATGTTAAGTTAATTATTGCACCTTTTCCTGATTCTATGAGTCGAACAGACAATTTTTTCTTCGACTCATCGCCTCAAGCCCGCTTGACAAGTGCGATCGCTTCTTAA
- a CDS encoding Uma2 family endonuclease, with protein sequence MVPPELAIEIISTGQTFGQMTQKAGYYLTGNVLRVWIVDPEAKSVTVFYPDRAPVTYMGEGVITDDLFPELSVAIDRLF encoded by the coding sequence ATGGTCCCACCCGAACTCGCGATTGAAATTATCTCAACCGGACAAACGTTCGGACAAATGACCCAAAAAGCTGGCTATTATCTGACTGGAAATGTATTGCGAGTGTGGATAGTCGATCCAGAAGCTAAAAGTGTGACCGTATTTTATCCCGATCGCGCGCCCGTGACTTATATGGGTGAAGGCGTAATTACCGACGATTTATTTCCAGAGTTATCAGTGGCAATCGATCGATTATTTTAG